AGCCAGACGTCCGTGGCGGCGTCGCTCGCCTCGCTGGTGTTCGCGTTCCTGCTGCTGATCCTGCTGTCCTTCGTCGGACGTCGTCGGAGCGCGCGCCGTGCGACGAGCGACCTCGTGCCGGCGCCGCAACCATCCATGAAAGAAGGCTGAGCCATGACCGCCCCGACGACGCCCACGCGTGAGGGTCTCGAGATCCGCCTGGAGGAGCTGAAGCGGAGCTTCGGGGGAGTGACCGCCCTCGACGGGCTCTCCCTGACCCTCGCGCCCGGTGAGCTCGTCGCCCTGCTGGGTCCCTCCGGCTGCGGCAAGACGACAGCGCTGCGCATCGTGGCCGGCCTCGACGAACCGGACAGCGGACGGGTCGTGGTCGGTGACGACGACGTGACCGATGTGCCGGCCAGCAAGCGCGACATGGGCATGGTGTTCCAGGCGTACAGCCTCTTCCCGCACATGACGGCCCAGCAGAACGTCGAGTTCGGGCTCAAGCTCCGCGGGCGCGACAGTCGCGGCCGGCGCACCCGTGCCTCGGAGGTGCTGGAGCTCGTGGGGCTCTCGGCACACAAGGACAAGTACGCCGCGCAGATGTCCGGTGGGCAGCAGCAGCGCGTGGCGCTGGCCCGTGCGCTGGCGATCGAGCCCTCCGTGCTGCTCCTGGACGAACCGTTGTCCGCGCTGGACGCCAAGGTGCGCGCCCAGCTGCGCGACGAGATCCGGCGGGTCCAGCTCGAGGTCGGCACCACCACGCTGTTCGTCACCCACGACCAGGAGGAGGCCCTGGCCATCGCCGACCGCGTCGGCGTCATGAACCAGGGTCGCCTCGAGCAGCTCGACGCCCCGGAGGTGCTCTACTCCCGGCCCGCCAGTGCGTTCGTGGCGTCGTTCGTGGGACTGATGAACCGGGTTCCGTGCCAGGTGAGCGGCGGGCGTGCCGACGTGCTGGGTCGGACGGTCGCCACCCTGCCGGGGTCGGTCGACGCAGGCAGCGGCGCGGCGCTCGTGCGTCCCGAGCAGATGTCCGTCAGCGAGGCGGCGGGCGGGGCCGACGGGACCGTGGTGCACCTGAGCTTCCTCGGTTCGTACTCGCGGATCACGGTCGCCCGTCCTGACGGCACCGAGCTGCTCGTCCAGGTGCCGGCGTCGACCGTGCCGGGTCTTCGCGTCGGCAGCCCCGTCTCGGTGAGCCTGCTCGCCGGCGAGCTGCTGGTGTCGCCCGACCTGGCCTGACGACCCGCGGGTGACCCGCGGCTGATCGCCACCTGTAGAGTTGTTCCTGCAAGACCTTCACACTCTCGCCGGTGTGGGGGTCTTGTTTTTTTTGCCGCGTCGCTGCCGGGTCAGAGCAGGCCGAGCGTCTGCGCGTGCCGCCGGACCGCCTGGCTGTCCGCTGCGAGCACGAACGGCACGTCCGGCGCCCAGGCCTGGGCGACCTGCTCGACCGTGCCGTCACCCGGGTCGAGTCGGACCTCGCGGATGTAGACCGCAAGGATCCTGCCGGGGTGGGAGCGCACGATGTCGGCGTAGATCTCGGGGTCCTTCTCGCCCGAGTCGCCGATGAGGACGAACCGCAGGTCCGGGTGGAGGTCGAGGATCTCGCGGATCCGCCCGTGCTTCTGCTCGCGCCCCACGCGGGTGCCGAGCAGGTCCCGCAGCAGCACGGGACCGCGCGGGAAGTCGTGGTGCTCCAGGAAGGCCGAGAGGAACGCGTGCAGGTTCCACGGGCTGGACGAGACGTAGAAGACCGGATTCACCTCGGCCGCGAGGTCACGGTAGAGCGCGGCGGCCCCCGGGAACGCCTCCCGGGTCAGCTCGGAGCCGGCCAGGGTCTGCAGCACCATCTGTCCTGCTCGTTGCACGCCGGTCTTGATGACGGTGTCGTCGATGTCGGAGATGATCCCGATCCGGGCCTCGGGACCGGGCACCCGCACGTCCACGGACGTGGTCGTGGCAGCCCCCGATGTCAGCCCGCGGTAGTCCCCGTCGAGCGAGACCGATCCGGAGGCCCAGGGCGATCCGAGCCGATCGGCACCCGATGCCCTCACCAGGAAGTAGCCGTCGTCGTCGGACACGGTCCGGACCCGCGTGCCACCGATCTCCACGGTCAGGGGCACACCGGCGAGCTCACGGGTCAAGAAGTTCTGCACGCTGCGACGGACCGCCGCGCCGACGCCCTCACCCTCGGCGGCGCGGGACGGTGCCGGGTTGTCCAGCACGCGGCCGCGGACCATGACACCGGCCGGACCGCCGTGCCCGCCGTACGACTCGATCCGGAAGCTGGTGGGCGTCGACCGTGGGGACAGCAGGGGTGTCGACTCCAGGAGCCGTTCGACGTTCGTGACCCAGCGCTGCGCACCCATGCCGACACCGTAGCGGCGGAGGACCGGAGCCGGGCCCGGGGAGGGGAGTGCTCCTCGCCGGGCGGCCGTGCGGGAGGATCGCAGCATGTACGTGAAGATCTGCGGTCTGCGCGAGCCCGAGCACGTCCATGTCGCCGTGGACGCCGGCGCGCACGCTGTCGGCGTGGTGATGAACCGCACGAGCTCGCGACGCGCGACCGACGACGAGGCGATGGCGGTGGTCTCCGCCGCCGGGGGCCGGGTCGACACGGTCCTCGTCGTGAACGACATGCCGGCCGAGGACGCCGCCCGCGCCGCACGGCGACTCGGGTTCGACGTGCTCCAGCTGCACGGCCCGGCGTACGGACCCGCCGACTTCGCCACGGCGCTGGCGATCGTGCCGCGCGTGTGGCGCGCAACCTCCCTGTCGGCCGATCCGTCGCTTCGCGTCGGTGCCAGCGGTGAGGAGGTCCTCCTCCTCGACTCGCCGAGTCCCGGATCGGGCGAGCAGTGGGACGCCTCCACGCTCGCCGCTGACGCACCGGAGGGAACGTGGCTGCTGGCCGGAGGGCTCGCGCCGGACAACGTGGCCGCCGCGGTGCGATCGGTGCGTCCGTGGGGCGTGGACGTCTCCAGCGGTGTCGAGACCGCACCCGGTCGCAAGGACAACGATCTGATCACCGCCTTCGTGCGGGCGGCGCTGACCGCCTGAGCACCCCCGGTGCCCGCGTACTGAGACGGCCCCGATCCGGGCCGGCGTGCGGCTAGCGTCTGCCACATGACCACCAACCCGCCCCTGATCTCGACTGCCGACCTGAACGATCTGCTGGGCGATCCGCGCCTGCGGATCGTCGATGCGACGGTGCACCTGACGTTCGACCAGGACGGGGCCCACGTCGAGTCGGGGTCGACGACGTTCGCGGCGGCACACCTGCCGGGTGCGGTGTTCATCGACCAGATCACCGAGCTGAGCAACCCCGCAGGCGAGGCGGCCTTCGCGGCTGCCGACTCCCAGGCGTTCGCCGGCGCCGTGGGGGCCCACGGCATCGGGGACGACTCACGCGTCGTGGTCTACGACACCGTGAACGGCATCTGGGCCACGAGGCTGTGGTGGCAGTTCCGGCTCGAGGGCCGTGACGTCGAGGTGCTCGACGGCGGTCTCGGGGCGTGGCGGTCTGCGGGACTTCCGACCACCACGGAGGTGACCACGTACGAACCGGCCGTCTTCACGGCCACCCGGCGCGACGACGTCGTCGTCTCGACCGCTGACGTGGAGGCGGCCACGACCGACGAGTCGGTCCTGCTCGTCAACGCGCTGGACCCGGAGACGTTCGCGCAGGGTCACATCCCCGGCAGCGTCAACGTCCCCTTCGGGTCGCTCGTCGACGCCGACGGTCGGCTTCGAGGCCTCGACGAGCTGCGTGAGATCTTCGCGGCGGCCGGGGCACTGGACGCCGACGTGAGGCCGGTGACGTACTGCGGCGGAGGCATCGCGGCGACGGCCGTGACCTTGGCACTGACGGCTCTGGGACGCGACGACGTGGCGGTCTACGACGGATCCATGAACGCGTGGACGGCCGATCCGAGGCGCCCGCTCGGGACCGCCTGACGACTGACCTTCCGACCGTCCGGCGGCCGACGGGGAGGGGGACCTTCGGCCTCGAAACCCCCGCAGCGGCCGATCTACGGTGAGGCGTGGACGCGCTCTGGGTCGGACTCGGCACCGTCGTCCTGCTGCTGACCCTCCTGGACGTGTTCCTCACCGCGCTGAACTACGACGAGGCCGGCTTCCTCGCCGGCCGGCTCGCCTCGTGGCAGTGGAGGCTCGTGCGCCGGTTCACCCGGCGACTGCCGCGACGCTGGCGTCCTGTCGTGCTGCGCCAGGTCATCGGCCTGCAGGTGATGATCACCGTCGCGGCCTGGCTGGCCGGCGTGATCATCGGCTACGCCCTGATCTACCTCGGTCACATGCACGGCAACAGCTTCAAGTACACCGGGGGAAGCGCCGACCTGTTCAGCGCCCTGTACCTGAGCGCCGGCCAGCTCGCCACGGTCGGCGGCACCGGGCTGTTGATGCCCGACACGCCGCTGCTGGAGGCACTCATCATTGCGGAGAGCCTCACGGGCGTGGTGCTGGTGTCACTCACGTTGACGTTCCTGCTCGGCGTCTACGACGTGATCTCGAGCCTGAGGTCGCTGTCGTCCCAGTTCTACAACGCCGGAGCCGGGGTCGGCGACCCGCTTGCGACCTTGACGCCGTACTTTCCGAACGGGGAGGAGCGGGGTCTGGACTCGCACCTGGACAGCCTCTCGGACAGCTTCGGCGCCTACATGGATGGGATCCGCCTGCACCATGCTGCCTACTACTTCCAGAGCGGACGGGACACGTTCTCGCTCCCGTACTCGATCCACATGCTGGGGGGTGTCGTACAGGCCCTGCGATGGGGCCTGCCGAGATCCCATCCGGTGGCCCAGGAGCCGACGCTGCTCCCGCTGACCGACCAGTTCGAGCGGTTCGAGGAGTACCTGCACGAGCTCCTGCAGTGGCAGAGCACCGGGGTGCCGGAGACCGTGGACGCCTCGACGTTCGCCGAGCAGGTCACCGATCTGCGGATCAACCCCGGAGCGGACCCGGTGCCGTGGCGCACCGCCGCACCCGACCCGTGGGTCCGGGGGTTCGTGCAGATGAACGTCGCGATGGCCGAGCTGGTCAGGAGCAGGCCACTGACGGACCTCAACGAGGCGTACGAACGGTACGTCGAGTGGCTGCCCTTCGCGTACCGCGCCCAGCAGTTCGGCGCTGCGGTCGCCCACGACCTCGACTACCAGCCGCTCTACTCGGGGCCGCAGAACGACGTCCCGGTCGTCTCTCCAGCACGGCCGACGGCGTCCTCCCTGCGTCGCGCGGTGGTGAGGGCCAAGGAGGTCTTCGCCGACCGGGTCACCTTCATCGACCCGGGGTACGTGCGACTCCTCGATGCGTTCCGCGTGATGTGCGGGACGGTGCTGGCGGTGGGTGTCGTGGCGATCGGGTTCTCCCTCGCCGACGAGCCCCTGATGCCGGGGGCGGTCTTCGCAGGCTTCGTCGCCATGCTCGCGTCAGCGGGTTCCGTGGGCCGAGGACGGGGGCTCGGCCGGCTCGTCGACCTGGTGGCCCTCGTGCCGGTGCTTCTGGCCCTCGTGCTGGACGCAGTCGTCCGCCACGGGACCCTCTCCTCGAGCACCGCCCTCGTCGTGGTGGCCGTCCTCAGCGTCCTCGCCGGGCTGTACGGACCACGGATCGGCAGGCTGGGGGTGCTGGCCTTCATCATCTACTACTTCACGGTCCTGCTCCGTCTCGAGCGGAGCGATCTGCTGCTCCTCACCATCCCGGCGGTGGTGGGCGTGGTGTGCTCGACGCTGGCCCGGATGGTGCCCGATCGCGGTGCACGCGCCCGGGTCGTCGCAGGGGGCGTCACCGCCTTCGAGGAGCGTCTCGCCCGGTCGCTCGACCCACTCATCGACGCCGTCTCCGCGTCCCGCTGGGACCCCGACCTGCAGCACCGCATCCGCAGCCAGATGAACCAGACCCATCACATGGCCGCGTTCCTGGTCGGCCAGCTCACCCAGGGCACCACGGATGTCGGGCTCACCACCGAGCAGGCACGTGCGGTGTGCCTGCGGGTGCACGACGCCGAGCTCGCGCTGGAGAACCTGGTCGCCGTGGCGAGGATGGCCACCGGCGCCGGCATGCCGCTCAGCGTCCGTGCCCAGCTCGCCGGGACCCTCGAGGCGATGCAGCAGCACGTGGCCGCCTACCCGGGCAGGGCGGCGTGGGTCACCTCGTCCGCCGACGGATCGCCGCCCGAGTCGCACCGGTCCGAGCCGTTTCGACCCGTCGTGCCGACCGGTGAGGAGCTCTCCCGGTGGCCGCGCTCGGCGCGGCGGGTGCTTCTCGCCGCCGAGAGGATCCAGGAGACCACCGACGGCCTCCACTCGGCGCGCTCGGGGGACCTGTTCCTCACCGAGGGGGAGGTCAAGGCGCTGCTGCCGTCGTTCGACCCGCCCTTCACGACCGGGCGGTCTGCGGCCGCCCGACGTCCCCGACGCGTGACGAAGGACGAGGCCGCGCCCCTCCTGCGGCGCAGCGTGCAGGCCGGCACGGCCACGGCCGTGGCCCTGTTCCTGGCCTCGTTCGTGTCCGCGACCCACCAGTACTGGGCCGGCATGCCGGCCTACCAGGTCATCGGCGGGACGGACGGCGAAGCGTTCACCAAGGGTGTCCGCAAGGTCGTCGGCACGATCCTGGGGGCGATCGTCGGGTTCGCGATCGCGATCGAGTCCGACCGGAGCGCAGCCGTGCTGCTGCCGGTCCTGGCGCTGTGCGTGTTCGCGGCGACCTACTTCCGGCAGGCGTCGGTGCCGCTCGCTGCCTTCTGGCAGACCATGCTGTTCGCCCAGCTGTACGAGTACCTCGGCCGCCTCGACGCCGAGGCCGTCGGGGTGCGGGTGGTCGAGACCGCGATCGGCGCCGTCGTCGCCCTGGTCGTGTCCGCGGTCGTGCTGCCCACCCGCGCCCGCTCCAGGCTCAGCCAGCAGGCGACGACGCTGATCGGCACCGTCCGGTCGACCGCGCGCGACGCGCTCGAGGTCTGGAGGCGGGGTCGGCCGGTGTCGGTCGAGGAGGCGGCCGCGTTCTCTCGGGACGTGGAGAAGATGGATGCGGACCTGCGCGCCTTGCACGACACCGTGAGCTCGGTCCGGCTCGGGCCCGGGGCGTTCGACCCGTCAGGCATCCAGAACCAGCTGAGCCGCTTCTGGGAGCTCGTCTACCACGTCAAGTCGTTCGTGACGACGACCGAACAGGCCCGGACGGACGACACCCACGTGACCGCCGAGCAGTGGGCGCAGCTGGAGACGCAGACCAGCCAGAACTTCGATGCCCTCGAGGCGGCGTACGACGCGCGGCCGGCGGGCGCGATCGACCCCGATCTGGCCTTGGTCGACCTCGATGACGAGGGGGAGTCCGACGTGACGCGCCGAGCGCTGCGGTCGCTCGCACGAGCGAACCAGACGGTCGCCATCATCGCGTCGGACACGGTGACCCAGCCCGAGGAACCGGGCGAGGCCGGGGCCTGAGCCGGACGCAGGACAGGGGGCCTTGCCCTGCGGGCACTAGTGCCCTACTGAGCGAACCGGTCGCCGACGAGAGTTCCGGTGTGGCAACCCGTCGGGGGAGTTCCCCGCTCGGTCCGTCGGAGCAGAAAGCCGGAGACGCCCATGAACCTCACTCCACGCGAGATCGACAAGCTCTACGTCTACCAGGTCGCGTCTCTCGCGCGCATGCGCCGCGATCGCGGCACCAAGCTCAACCTCAGCGAGGCCCAGGCCCTCATCACCGAGGCGATCCTCGAAGGGGCCCGTGACGGCAAGTCCGTCGCCGAGTGCATGGAGCTGGGCACCACCATCGTGACCGAGGCGCAGTGCATGGACGGGGTGCGGGCACGGCTCAGCCTCCTGCAGGTCGAGGCGACGTTCCCCGACGGCAGCAAGCTGGTCTCCTGCCACGACCCGATCGGCGTCTGACGTGGACTCAGCCGACGGCTCGACCGGCGCCCTGGTGCTGGTCGCCGGGCACGAGAGCTCCTTCGGGGCCGCGCTCTCCGGCCTGCCCGCCCGCGGAGGTCCCCTGATGACGACCCCGGCCGGCAGGCCCCTGCACCAGGTCGTCACCCATCTCCTGGACTCCGGCACCGGCCCGGTCGTCGTCGTGCCGATGACCTTCGGCCGCGACCCCCGCATGGTGGCCGACGCCGCCAAGACGCTCAGCTGGCTCTCGGTGGACAGCGAGCCTCGCGTCGCGCTCGCGCAGCCCTTCGGCACCCTTGACCACCTGACCGCCTGGCTGCGGCGGGCCGCGACGCAGGTCCGGAGCGGGTCTCCCGATGCTGCGGTCGTGCTCACCGCGGATGTGGCCAACCCCTTCGACGACGCCGAGCTCCACCGCGTCGCCCATCTCGTCCGGACCTTCGGAGCGGGCAACGAGGTCGACGTCGCACTGGTCGACGACCGCGGGACGCAGCCGACGGTGTCGCGGCTCGAACGGCTCGGGTTCTCCGACATCGTGCTGGTCCCCGCAGGGTTCCAGCGCCACAGCGGCGCGACCTGGACCGGCGACACGACCGCCCGGGTGAGCTTCTTCGGACCGATCATGTCCGCGCACGCCGTCGCGCAGGTCGTCGGTCAGCGGCACGACGCCGCCCTCCACGCGCTCGGGCACGGCGACACCGGCATCGCCGCCGGTCTCAGCGCCGACCACGGTCACGGGTACGCACACTCGCACGCATTCGACGGGCACACCCACGAGCCTGATCAGGAACCGCAGCAGCGGGACCACCACCACACGTTCATCCACGCGCACTGAGGTCGAAGGGACACATCATGCTGGGCAGCCCGAAGTATGACCACGGAAAAGACGAGATCGAGATCAACGCCGGCCGGGAGACCGTCACCCTCAACGTCAGCAACACCGGGGACCGTGCGGTCCAGGTGGGCTCGCACTTCCACTTCTTCGAGGTGAACAAGGCGATGCTGTTCGAGCGGGAGAAGGCCTACGGGATGCACCTGGACGTCCCCGCCGGCACCGGCGTGCGGTTCGAGCCGGGCAGCACCAAGCAGGTCACGCTCACCGCGTACGCCGGCTCCCGCCACCTCATCGGCTTCAACAACCTGGTCGACGGCGGACTCGAGTCGCAGGACACCCGCACCCGAGCGATCGATCGCATGAACGAGCTCGGCTACGCCAACGGCAAGCCGAGTGGCAAGGCCGACAACACGTCCAGCACGTCCAGCAAGTCCAGCAAGTCCGGGAAGTCCGGCGGCGCTGCCAAGAAGGGGAAGAAGTAATGGCGATCATCTCGCGCAAGGAGTACACCGACCTGTTCGGGCCCACGGTCGGCGACCGGGTCCAGCTGGCCGACACCAACCTCGTCATCGAGATCGAGAAGGACTACGCGGAGGGGCACTACGGCGACGAGGTCGTGTACGGCGGCGGCAAGACCGCCCGCGACGGCATGGCGGCGGACCCGCAGGCCACCCACGCGCAGGGTGTGCTGGACATGGTCATCACCAACGCGATCATCCTCGACCCGGTGCTGGGCGTGATCAAGGCCGACATCGGCATCCGGGACGGCAAGATCGCGGGCATCGGCAAGGCCGGCAACCCGCACCTGCAGAGCGGCGTGGACCCGCACCTCGTCGTGGGGCCGGGCACCGAGCTGATGGCGGGGGAGCACCTCATCGCCACCGCCGGCGGCATCGACGCCCACGTGCACTACATCTCGCCCCAGCAGGCCGAGGCCGCACTGTCCAACGGCATCACGACCCTGTTCGGCGGCGGCACCGGGCCCACGGACGGCAGCAACGGCGTCACGACCACCCCGGGCGTGTGGTTCCTCAAGCGCATGTTCGAGGCGGCCGAGGCGATGCCGGTGAACATGGGGTTCTGCGGCAAGGGCAACGGCTCGCTGCCCAAGGCGCTCATCGAGCAGATCGAGGCCGGTGCGGCCGGTCTGAAGGTGCACGAGGACTACGGCACGACGCCCGCGGCGCTGAGCAACGCCTTGTCGGTGGCCGACGAGTACGACGTGCAGATCACGGTGCACACCGACAGCCTGAACGAGGCCGGCTTCGTCGAGAACACCCTGGACGCGATCAACGGCCGGACGATCCACACGTACCACACGGAGGGTGCCGGCGGCGGCCACGCGCCGGACATCCTGAAGGCCGCGGGGCACCCGAACGTCCTCCCGTCGTCGACGAACCCGACGCTTCCCTACACGGTCAACTCGGTCGACGAGCTGCTGGACATGGTGATGGTCTGCCACCACCTCTCGCACGACATCCCCGAGGACGTCTCGTTCGCCGACTCGCGCGTCCGCGCCGAGACGATCGCGGCCGAGACGGTGCTGCACGACGAGGGCGTCATCTCGATCGTCTCCTCGGACTCCCAGGCCATGGGACGCATCGGTGAGTCGTTCCTGCGGACGTTCCAGATCGCGCACCACTGCAAGGACAAGCGCGGCAAGCTGCCCCAGGACTCGCCGGACAACGACAACTTCCGCGTCCTGCGGTTCCTCGCCAAGATCACGATCAACCCGGCCATCGCGCAGGGCATCTCGGACTACCTCGGCTCGCTGGAGGTCGGCAAGATGGCCGACATCGTGCTGTGGCCGGTCGACTCGTTCGCGGTCAAGCCCAAGGCCATCGTCAAGGGCGGGATGATCAGCTGGACGCTGATGGGCGACCCCAACGCGTCCCTGCCGACGCCCCAGCCGGTCTACTACCGTCCCGGTTTCGCCGGGTACGGCAAGGCACAGCGCAGCACCCGCATCACGTTCATGTCGCAGGCCGGCATCGACGCAGGGGTTCCCGAGGAGCTCGGCCTGGAGAGCCAGGTCCTGCCCGTTCACGGCACCCGCATGATCGGCAAGGAGAACATGGTGCGCAACAGCGAGACGCCGGTCATCGACGTGGATCCGGAGACCTACGCCGTGACCTACGACGGGACCGCTGCCACGATCGAACCGGCCGAGACGCTGCCCATGACGCAGCTGTTCTTCCTCGCGTGAGATGGCCATGGACGCATCGGACCTGCGACAGCTCCTGGCGAGCCTGCAGTTCTCGGACTCGGCCTTCCCGAGCGGCTTCTACACGATGTCGCACGGACTCGAGGGTTACAGCCAGGCCGGGCTGGTCGAGCGCGGCGACGTGCGCGACCTGCTGGAGGACCTGCTCGTGCACGCGGTCGGTCCCGGGGACGCGACGGCTCTGGCCGTCGCGCACCGGGCCGCGAGGGCCACTGACTGGGACGGGGTGCAGGAGGCCGACCAACGCCTCTTCGCGTCCAAGCTCACGGCCGAGATGCGCCGGGCCTCGGTGCGCAGCGGACATCAGCTCATCGACATGGCCGGCGAGGTCGTCGGCGGCGACGGCATCGCGGAGTACGCCGGCCGGGTGACCGCCCGCACGACACCGGGATGCCAGCCGGTCGCGACGGCCGTCGTCTACGCGTCCACCGGGCTCACCACCCGGTCGGCGGTCGCGTCGGACCTGTTCGCGTACGCGGTCAGCTTCGTCGGTGCGGCGTTGCGGCTCCGGCTGACCGACCACCGGCACGCCCAGGTCGTGCTGTACGACATCGCCCCGGTGATCGAGCGCGTCGCCATCGACGCGCTCGACCGGGACCTGGAGGACCTCGGGGGATGCGCCCCCGTCGCCGACATCATGTCGGCCCGGCACGAACGAGCCGACGCGCGGCTGTTCGCCAGCTGAGCTGCACCGCACGTCGACCACGACCACGACCATGGAAGAGGACTCATGAACGACAACGCACTGAGGATCGGCATCGGCGGTCCCGTCGGCTCGGGGAAGACCGCTCTCACGGAGGCGCTCGTCCCGATCCTGATCGCAGCCGGCCGCACGCCGGGCGTCATCACGAACGACATCTACACGCAGGAGGACGCCCAGCACGTGCGGCGGGAGCTCGACGGCGTCCTGGACCCCGACCGGGTCGTGGGGGTGGAGACGGGGGCGTGCCCCCACACCGCCGTCCGCGACGACCCGACCATGAACCTGGCCGCCGGCGCCGAGATGCTGGAACGCTTCCCCGACATCGACACGCTGATCTACGAGTCCGGGGGCGACAACCTGACCCTGACCTTCTCGCCGGCCCTCGCCGACGTGTTCGTGTTCGTCCTGGACACCGCCGAAGGGGAGAAGATGCCCCGCAAGCGGGGTCCGGGGATCACCGAGTCCGACATCCTGGTGATCAACAAGATCGACATCGCGCAGTACGTGCGGACCGACCTGGACGTCATGGAGGGCGACGCGCACCGGGTGCGGGGCGGCAAGCCCGTGGTCCTGACCAACTCGCTCACCGGCGAGGGGCTGGCCGATCTCCACCAGCAGATCATGACGATCTGGAGCGGGTCCCAGGCCGAGCTGGTCCGATGACCCTCTCCGAAGCCAGTGGCGCGCCCCGGACCGAGGTCACGTCCGCGCCCGCCCTCGCCTCCGTGAGCCGGTTGCCGCTCGAGGCTGCACCGGCACCTGCGAACCACGGCGGGTACCGGCTGCAGCCGGACTTCTACGAGCCCGCGCGGGTGCCCGCCGAGGTGCTGCGCCACGCCGGACGCCCTGCGACCCTCCGGGTGGGCAGCCCGGGAAAGGTGGGTGTCCTGCAGCTGGAGTTCCAGCTGCACGGCGGCACGACCCAGCTGACGCACCACTACCAGAAGTCACCGCTGCAGATCATGCGCCCGCTGTACTTCGACCCCGCGCGCCCCGACATGCCGTACGTCTACCTGACCTCGACCGGCGGCGGCATCCTGCAGGGCGACCGGCTGCGCACGGACCTCACGTTCGGCCCGCACTCGGCCACCCACGTGACGAGCCAGGCACACAGCAAGGTCTACAAGATGGACCGGGACTACGCGACGTCCCTCATGAACCTGACCGTCGGCGAGGGCGCGTTCGTGGAGTACCTGCCCGACCCCGTGATCCCGTTCGAGCGCTCGCGCCTGTACCAGCGGACCGCCGTCGTGCTCGACGAGTCGGCCACGCTGGTGCTGAGCGAGACCGTCTACGCGGGTCGACTGGCCCGCGGTGAGCGGCACGAGTACGACGTGTACGCCTCCGACCTCGAGGTGAGGCGCCCGGACGGATCGCTCGCGGCTCTCGACCGCGTCCGTCTCTGCCCGGCCGACACCGGTGTGGGCGGGATGGGTGTGCTGGCCGGCCGTGACGTGCTCTCGATGCTCTACGTCTTCGTGCCGCCGGACGCCGCCGCGACCCAGGTGCTGGCCGACGCGGTGCACGAGACCCTGA
Above is a genomic segment from Aeromicrobium chenweiae containing:
- the ureC gene encoding urease subunit alpha, with the protein product MAIISRKEYTDLFGPTVGDRVQLADTNLVIEIEKDYAEGHYGDEVVYGGGKTARDGMAADPQATHAQGVLDMVITNAIILDPVLGVIKADIGIRDGKIAGIGKAGNPHLQSGVDPHLVVGPGTELMAGEHLIATAGGIDAHVHYISPQQAEAALSNGITTLFGGGTGPTDGSNGVTTTPGVWFLKRMFEAAEAMPVNMGFCGKGNGSLPKALIEQIEAGAAGLKVHEDYGTTPAALSNALSVADEYDVQITVHTDSLNEAGFVENTLDAINGRTIHTYHTEGAGGGHAPDILKAAGHPNVLPSSTNPTLPYTVNSVDELLDMVMVCHHLSHDIPEDVSFADSRVRAETIAAETVLHDEGVISIVSSDSQAMGRIGESFLRTFQIAHHCKDKRGKLPQDSPDNDNFRVLRFLAKITINPAIAQGISDYLGSLEVGKMADIVLWPVDSFAVKPKAIVKGGMISWTLMGDPNASLPTPQPVYYRPGFAGYGKAQRSTRITFMSQAGIDAGVPEELGLESQVLPVHGTRMIGKENMVRNSETPVIDVDPETYAVTYDGTAATIEPAETLPMTQLFFLA
- a CDS encoding urease accessory protein UreF, which codes for MDASDLRQLLASLQFSDSAFPSGFYTMSHGLEGYSQAGLVERGDVRDLLEDLLVHAVGPGDATALAVAHRAARATDWDGVQEADQRLFASKLTAEMRRASVRSGHQLIDMAGEVVGGDGIAEYAGRVTARTTPGCQPVATAVVYASTGLTTRSAVASDLFAYAVSFVGAALRLRLTDHRHAQVVLYDIAPVIERVAIDALDRDLEDLGGCAPVADIMSARHERADARLFAS
- the ureG gene encoding urease accessory protein UreG, which codes for MNDNALRIGIGGPVGSGKTALTEALVPILIAAGRTPGVITNDIYTQEDAQHVRRELDGVLDPDRVVGVETGACPHTAVRDDPTMNLAAGAEMLERFPDIDTLIYESGGDNLTLTFSPALADVFVFVLDTAEGEKMPRKRGPGITESDILVINKIDIAQYVRTDLDVMEGDAHRVRGGKPVVLTNSLTGEGLADLHQQIMTIWSGSQAELVR
- a CDS encoding urease accessory protein UreD; protein product: MTLSEASGAPRTEVTSAPALASVSRLPLEAAPAPANHGGYRLQPDFYEPARVPAEVLRHAGRPATLRVGSPGKVGVLQLEFQLHGGTTQLTHHYQKSPLQIMRPLYFDPARPDMPYVYLTSTGGGILQGDRLRTDLTFGPHSATHVTSQAHSKVYKMDRDYATSLMNLTVGEGAFVEYLPDPVIPFERSRLYQRTAVVLDESATLVLSETVYAGRLARGERHEYDVYASDLEVRRPDGSLAALDRVRLCPADTGVGGMGVLAGRDVLSMLYVFVPPDAAATQVLADAVHETLTGLQQDDLVFGVSALPGDAGICLRLVGDDTVVTTHATALVSAVVHKLLTGHPAPPIRKC